TTCAATAATCTCAATTAGCAatttgacttgttggtacatggAAGCAAATAAGCAAAGTTAACAACTGACTTGTTTATTTTGAGGATCGAACAAACGGTTTTCCCCATCTCTCCATCTTTGGCTTTAACTGCACTCAAATAACATATAATAATTGTTGATGCCTTGAAAACGGGAATCAGACACTCTGCTCGTTGATAGTTtacatatttataaattataaataaaatattactgTTTTACATCTGTTTTTTCGTCGACTTAAACACATTTTTCTTTGGACGATCATAAAAGGGGGTTTTTTTAATCAAAAAGCATCTCATCCTGTCATCTCGTAAAATTCAACAGCAGCTTTCAAGTGCACTATTTAATATTATTATCCTAAGTTATCATAAATATTACATTTTGAACCAATCAATCAGCTATATGAATAAGATATAAATTACGTAACTACTACAAATATTATAATAGTAAATCTGTTCAAAACTATTTACATTGTAATAGTATGATTTTATAATGGTTACAATAAAAATTTCATTTATTCATCAAATATTCATATTGTAATAGTTATAAGAACGTAATTGATACAATTCAAATTTatcatatttaataatatttacaaTGTAGTAGGTATAATTTTATACAACATGAATTTATCTTACTTATACAACTAACAAATCAATTCAGTATAATACATATGGTAGaatttaataataatactaaataatatatttaggtggcatttggtattttcttaagaaTAGGAATTATGAGAATAAGAATCATAGTATTATGAAATAAGAATAGATATGATCATGAAtatcacttttaaaaataatatttagttagttgaatattttctatcagaataaattaaaatttttcttttttactcttagagaaaaataagagaaaaaattatatgGGAGAGTAAGTTGAATGTGAgataaaaatatgataagagagaatgatgagagagaaaatgtaatggtaaagaatgaagagagagaaatatgatgagagaaaatgaggaaagagagtgtgatgaaagagaaaatataatgagagagagagTGATGGAGAGAGcatgagagagaaaataaaatgagagagaaagtgtgatgggagataataaagagaaaaaatgtgataaaaatataagaagagagaatgtgatgggagagattgcgaaatgagaaagtatgatgaaaataATAAGTAAAAAAAGAGTACGATGGGAGAGAAAGAATGAAGAAAGAGGATGAGGGGTGAGAAAGTGCGATAAGAGAGAGTTTAAGGAAAGAtaatgaagaaagagaaaatgtgatgagagaaaataagaaaagagagtgTCTCTTAAGAGAATTTGAGAAGAAAAAAAGTATGATAATagaatgaagagaaagaaagtcTGATGAAAGAGAATAAGGAGAtaaaaagtgatatgaaagaaaaattgaataaatatattaaatatatttttatttaaaacttaatttttattctcATTTTTATCAAAACATAAGAAAGGAGATGAGATTTTATCAATACCTAAGATTTTAAAtttcattctaaaattttaattttatttctatcaactAAATATAAAGTTTaggattaaatatatttattcatTTTCAATCCCTACATCGAACGTCACCTGAAGGATAATTAAATCATTTTATTTTAGGAAGGAGCATGTTGGTGAAGccttttaattaaaaattgaaaggTACTCATACGatggtttttaaaaataaaaatgctatcATAATTTTTGACCTTttcattatcaaaatattttaaataaataaataaatatatcttattaataaaatatttattaatttaattaaatgtaaataatttattaatttgtcAAGGAGTGTGAAGTATACTCACCGCTACGCTGGTAGATCAAAATTGTCCCAAAAAGCAAAGAAAGCGCATCTCGATCCTCAAAAAGTGGAACGCGTCCAGAAAGTTCCACGATCCACCTTAAATATACGTTTTTTCCTTTACGCTTCTTGTACCTTAGTTATGATGGGCCACTCTTTGAGTTTTATTGGTGGGGACCTCATGTTCAACCAATCAAGAGAGAGAGTATCGAAAGCGTTACCTCGGCTGTCGACTGGGAATGAGAGTACTACGGAGTCCGCTGGGCATCCGATCACTGCCGGTAAGAATACGGATGGAGTTTCGTTTGTTCCGATTCATagcgcttttttttttttttttttttttttttcccttctcttaGTTTTTCTACCCTCCTTGCCATGAGTTCGAGTTCGAATTtgaacgccgagcggaggaaaagAAATGGAGTCGCAGAAGGGAAAGCTCACCCGCACGCAGTCCTCCCTCCTCCGATCCCCCACCGTCCAGTCCTCCACCCACAGCCTTTCCTCCATCGCCGCCGCCGAcgacgaggaggaggagaagcCCCACCGCCCTCACCGCCTCCCGCCCCGCTGCCGCAGCACCTCGCGCAATCTCTTACTTCTCCCGGTCCCTTTCgccctcatcttcttcttcttcctttaccTCCGCGACGACTCCCCTCTCTTCGCTGACGCCCTCCTCCTCTCTGCCCTCGCCACCGCTGCCTCTCTCGCCGCCCGCCGATCCGACCTCTTCCGCCGCGGCGCCACCGCGGTCCAACGGCCCTCGTCCGTCGAATGGTCCCTCGGTGGCTTGGAGAGGAAGGAGAAGCGGTCCGGTGCTCGGATTATCCGAGAGGGGATCGAGTTCTACAGCAATGGGGATTACTACGAAGGCGAATTCCACAAGGGGCGTTGCAGCGGCTCCGGCGTCTACAATTTCTTCGGAAAGGGTCGGTACGAGGGCGACTGGGTCGACGGGAAGTACGATGGATATGGTATCGAAAGCTGGGCGAGAGGCAGCCGCTACCGAGGGCAGTACCGGATGGGGATGCGGCACGGCTATGGTGTGTATAAATTCTATAGCGGCGATAGCTACGCTGGAGAATGGGTCGGCGGGCAGAGCCACGGTGTGGGAGAGCAGACGTGTTCCGACGGGAGTAGCTATTTCGGGGAGTTCAAGTGCGGGGTCAAGCACGGCTTCGGCTACTACCATTTCAGGCAAGGTTTTTGTTCTATTACGCTATTTCTAATAGGTTACATCAATTTTGTGGATAAAAGCTCGCGTCTTTAGTGTTGGTACTAGCATTTTTATTCAATTGGACCACTTCTATTGCAAAAGGTACGTTTTCCATGTGATGCTAGTTGTAAATAACTGATTTAGCATGGTGGCCAATTAGTTGATGAAAGAAAGCACGTTACTTTGTATTATTTGATAGGTTGATAGGTTTCTTGCATTCAAAGGACTTTTCATTGTAGAaaggtttcaattttttttttcttggtgGAGAAAATTTACTCTTTCTTTTTCAAGTAATTAATTGAAAAAGTAGAATTTGATAACGTTCAATTGTTTTGCGTGCTTGTTGCTTGCCTTTCTGTCTATCTAGTACTTAATTGTCACTCCTGCCTGTTACCTGTTAGTTGTGTGCAAGGATAACCTAGTCATATTTTTGTTGCTTGCTTCGACCATAATGAACTTGAAAATGAAAGTCATGGAACACTGTGTAACTTCACCAAGGGAAAAGGAAGATTGGCAATACACAACACAATACTATTTTCTGTTAGTTCATCTAGTGTTCTTCCTGGTGCATCCTTCTATTGTAATATTTTTGCTCTTCTTATATTGGAGGCAAAGGAAGCATAACATGAAAGCCACTAtttccttcctttttttttttgtagtttgACTTCTTACTTTCTTTGCTTCTGGTGCGCATTAAACTAATAAGGGTGTTTTCCTTTCTACCTATCAAACATTTCCTACCTTCTTTCCACAAGTTTTTCTGTCAATGCTTCATATAACTTGGTTTCTTGTATTTGCAATGGTTCTTCGCAATTTCATTGAAGCATCATTCCCTATGCTTACAAGATATGATTTTTATTCAAGCTTCTCAATGTAATCATGCTAATTGCATATTTTCCATTCAAAATTTCTGGGCGAAGTAAGAGACTATTGATCGATCAAACACTTATGCTGGGTGTAGGAATGGTGACAAGTATACTGGTGAATACTTTGCAGACAAGATCCACGGTTTTGGTGTTTATCATTTTGCTAATGGTCACTGCTATGAAGGATCATGGCATGAAGGCAAGAAGCAAGGTTATGGAATGTACACGTTTCGAAATGGAGACACAAGATGCGGTGATTGGGACGCTGGAGTTCTAAAGACTCCCCTTTGCCCATCAGAACCTACTGTGCAGCGTGCTGTTCAGGTAATTTCTTTACTT
This genomic stretch from Zingiber officinale cultivar Zhangliang chromosome 7A, Zo_v1.1, whole genome shotgun sequence harbors:
- the LOC122001983 gene encoding junctophilin-4-like isoform X1, which translates into the protein MESQKGKLTRTQSSLLRSPTVQSSTHSLSSIAAADDEEEEKPHRPHRLPPRCRSTSRNLLLLPVPFALIFFFFLYLRDDSPLFADALLLSALATAASLAARRSDLFRRGATAVQRPSSVEWSLGGLERKEKRSGARIIREGIEFYSNGDYYEGEFHKGRCSGSGVYNFFGKGRYEGDWVDGKYDGYGIESWARGSRYRGQYRMGMRHGYGVYKFYSGDSYAGEWVGGQSHGVGEQTCSDGSSYFGEFKCGVKHGFGYYHFRNGDKYTGEYFADKIHGFGVYHFANGHCYEGSWHEGKKQGYGMYTFRNGDTRCGDWDAGVLKTPLCPSEPTVQRAVQAARKAAESSILVPRVDSQVNKTVAAANRAATAARVAAIKAVQNRIDGKFCEINV
- the LOC122001983 gene encoding phosphatidylinositol 4-phosphate 5-kinase 9-like isoform X2, giving the protein MESQKGKLTRTQSSLLRSPTVQSSTHSLSSIAAADDEEEEKPHRPHRLPPRCRSTSRNLLLLPVPFALIFFFFLYLRDDSPLFADALLLSALATAASLAARRSDLFRRGATAVQRPSSVEWSLGGLERKEKRSGARIIREGIEFYSNGDYYEGEFHKGRCSGSGVYNFFGKGRYEGDWVDGKYDGYGIESWARGSRYRGQYRMGMRHGYGVYKFYSGDSYAGEWVGGQSHGVGEQTCSDGSSYFGEFKCGVKHGFGYYHFRQGMVTSILVNTLQTRSTVLVFIILLMVTAMKDHGMKARSKVMECTRFEMETQDAVIGTLEF